The sequence below is a genomic window from Harmonia axyridis chromosome 1, icHarAxyr1.1, whole genome shotgun sequence.
atctctGTAAATCTCACTTGGTTTGAAGTTCACTTGGTTTGATCTTAGATCTTCTTGTTGGAGTTATTTGACGAAGAAAACAAAACCTTCAAAATAAAGTATCCTTAAATAAAATGTCGTTGCCTGTATCTGTATTTATTTAGAATTAAGTAAGGAAGGCCTGTACTATATCCAGACTTGCATTACCCGGCTTAAGATACTCTTTTCGGAGGAAACATATGGTATATTTAAATGTAGATCTCTATCATCAATTTTGGACATTTTACGTTGCGAAAAATATATTCCTTACTGGGATCTTTGCAAACCGTTAGAAAAGACATGGGCGTGTGAACGAAGCTATTATTGTTCATGAGGAAGATGAGTTTGAAGCAGTTCAGATTTTCATATGCAATAAATAAGTTGCCAAGTCTGCAGTTACGATAGGGAACTGAACTACAAATAATGTGGATAGACATCAGGAAGGTAATTTAATGTGTCATAACTTGGCAGTCGTAAACTTCACTGTTCAAATTCGCATTGCCATTAGGACTCATCGATTTTCCCTCAACCTAATAAGGCAAcgtattgaaaattgaaagtagtTATAACTTGCAGTCACTCTAAAGTCAAGATTATTAAAACTAGATAAATATAAGTTTACTGAAGTCAGTAGAGGATCCAGGAGGAAGCCGCAGGAGGCGCCTCCCTCCAAGGAAGGATGCGATGATGCTTCGTCTTCGTCGGATGCAACTAATGTTCAACCGGTTGCACTAACAATAATGCAAATTTGGGATTTATACTGTGCTCGTCCTGGGTCCAGTTTATGCACAAATAATGTACTTTTCCAACTTTTTACTTCACACCCTTTGAAATGTTTCAGAAAGGCTCGACTTAAACAATAGATAGTATTTAaaattgatattcaaatttacaaaaCTTGAAAACATACTGGTTCTacttcatattcatattcttgCGTTTGGTGAACTAAGAAGAAAAATACGAGACACCATCTATTTTTGCTCTTCCCGAGGAAAATGTGATTTGTTTCTATGGGTATCCTTGATATGTCAGAACCTCTAATTTGACTTCCGAAAATCGGTCAAATCAAATTGTCAGACAAAATCATGATTATTTCATTCTATTTCTGAACAACTTTCATGAAATAATTCTCGAAACATTTGAAATTTACATAGAAATTTAATGGGCACTCAAAAATACTCCCTTTGCTCTTTAGCTTcatgttgaaagaaaatttatgGATTTGGAATTAACAATAATTTGAAACGTTGATTAAAATTGATAAACTGAATTGTATgatgatttttgtttttgtaattCACATGATGAATAAGCTTATGTAATTTCAGGTAATGGGAAACAGTAGTAAAAAACAAGCTGCAAAGTGTAATTTTTTATCAAAAGATGAACAAAATCTTGTTAGCAATTCATTTCGATTTATAAGTAAGAATTCTGATCGTATTAAGGAAGATGACTTAAATGTAAGGTTCCAATAATGTTCTTACAATTGATTATTAATTCAAGgctatttcagaaattatgggGTAGTCAAATCGATCCACGTCTTCTACAATACATAAATAATTACTTATTTGGAATAGGTGAAGATAAACAAGGATttgtttctttgtcagtattTGCAGAATTATATGTATTCTGCACAAGAGGGACAGTTGATGAGAAATTCAAGGTTCTTCTGAATTCTTTGGGAAAATCAGAGAACGATACTTGTGATTTACCTTATTCTTTAGTCAAAGAGGTAATAACTTTTTCTTAGATTAATCTGAACATTAAGCTATATgagttcataaaaaattcaagcgtagaatatttcatttaaaaacaCAATATTCAGTCACAttctttattcatttaatttgaCGATATTTGGTTGTTCAGTAACATGTCTtcatttttcttatgaaatccACATATAAGAAGATgtgtgaaatatttcaatttgtaaGATTATGATGATATTCAAATGAATCTTAAGTAACtaatcaagtttttttttattttctaattaTTGTCAACTAATTTATAATCACATAAGAATTTCCCTCTAATCTCTAAATCAAATTGCACTCATAACTTAGTTTTAAAACACTATAAAATGTAACTTAATAACAAATTAATCTCTTGTTTATCAATTAGGGATTCTGAATTATACCTATTCCTTTTTTCAGTATGTCGAAAGTATAGTTTCATCCTTTATGAAAATACAGAAAGTGACTAATGGTAGACAGTATAGATCTTGGTTCTCTAAAGGATGCTTTATAGCTCCACAAAACATTCAACGCCTAGCTGAATCTTTATCTAAAGACCTGTCTGTGGGTGAAAGTATAACTAAAATTACTTTGGAAAACTGGTTACAAACATGTACTCTACTAGGACAATTACTTCTTTATGTCTTCAATCATTTATATAAATTATCACACAAAGATAAGGAGAAACCTGTTGATAGAGCAAGCATTTCAAATGATGACGATGATGCAGTTGATAGAGAATCACAATCAAAGGAGAGGAGTTTGATTCCAATATGTAGAGGTTTAGATTTAATCCCATCATATCCTAGTATTTTAGATTTAAACCAAATCATATTCATGAATTCTAATCTTCCCCAAGAGTTTCAAACGgattggagatttttattcagCTCTGAAATACATGGAGAATCTTTCTCTACCTTAATAGGCAAGTTTGAAATATCATGCCTTCTTTTTTAAACATGTTAGAAATACTAAAACTTACAGTTCaatgtttttaatttcacataaaaataattttccttcttgttgcatttgatccAATAAAATTTTATGGACcctaaatattcaattgaaatatttatttttaggaAGAATTATTGATCAAGGACCAACAATACTTGTTTTGGAAGATAAGAGTGGTTATATCTTTGGAGGTTTTGCTCCTGAGAATTGGACACTAAATCCCAAATTTTTCGGAAATGACAGCAGTTTTCTGTTCACATTAGCACCAAGAATGCGTATATTTCCTTCTACTGGATATAATCAGCATTTCCAATATCTCAATCTGCACCAGCATACACTTCCTAATGGCTTGGTGAGTATATTATTGATTATACCCTCAAAATGTTTTGTAAACTCGAAAAGAAATGCCTCATTTTGATATCAAGTATTATTCTAATTATTTACCTATTTATTTTACAAAAATATCTAGTTCACATTCTGGTAgaaataaaatctgaaaaattagaaaagcaGTGAGTCAGGAGCTTTTACGTGCTTGTTTAAATTcatatttatgtaattttttgacGTAGATTTTTGCTTCAATGTACTAGGTCAGATTGTAAATACTGAAGTCAAAACTTTCTGAGTTGTGAAATACCATAAGTCATTGTAAAAGTCAACAGAAGTGGAGTCAATCCAAAAATTCATTATGCATCAAAAGCAGATCAACAAGACTATTATGAATCTACTGATATAATCACAGAAAGCACATCAAAGACCAAATTACCAGCTCTCCCACGTTTTTAACATCTGctgtcttttttttaattttcttctctaATGAAATGATTATACATCATAATAATGTATGCAGGAAAACTTCGGTCGATATCTATTTGATTAGAATCATTAAAGTTTATTTTCTTTCTAGAAGAAACTACAATCACATTGAAAATGTAACATTTGAGTAACCATCCTAAAATTCGAAACATCtgttttgatgattttatttcCTATTTTAATGAATACTGTGAAATATCCTTATCTGACAATGAATTTTATGAGCCCACATGAGtctgaaaatacatatataataggTTTAATTGGCTTCTATGAAAGATTAATTTTCCTAGGTAGTACCCTATGgaaaaattttgtaaataatgATATAATACATATGCAAAAagtattgaatattgaattgaatatatcagGCTAATATGCATAAAATCTAGTCTCATCAATCATGATATtctgaaatttatattataatGTTACAAAATTGTTTTTCCTGAAGTTAACTAACATTGATCTGATATTGCAATAATTATTATGtcttttgagttgattttattTCGAACACTACTTAGAAATTTTACATATCTTATCTTCttataatttcaaagaaaaaggtTTCGGTCATGATGTATTCCACAAAGCATGTATTATCTTTCTATTTTAAGGCTATGGGCGGTCAACATGGATACTGTGGATTTTGGTTGGATAGTGAATACGGTTTAGGGCATACAAGTGAATCTTGCACAACCTACTCTGGTTATCAGCAAATGTCGGGTATCAAGGAATTTCAATATAGGCATCTAGAAGTATGGGGCCTAGGAAAACCTCCTACACCATCTTCTAAATTGAAGAGGGGACAAAGCAATGAGAGACAGATTGGTCATCCAGAAAGTAAAGCTTTATTGAAAATGATAGGACGAGGGACTCATAGCGAAGGAATGGAAGAGGCTCCGCCATTAGTTCATCATCATAATTGAAAACAATGAGTTACACAACAGAGAAATATCACAAACAAAAATATCTGTAAGGGTTTTTCAAAAGACATATGGTGCCATTTCTCCTGAAGTttttataattgtatttttgactaaaaatttaCTTCACTGAGGTGCAGCTTACTAAATGTGAATGTTTCCTACTTTGTGGTACCTACCTAAATTTACCACAACTACTCTCTTAACGACATTCAGTATCGattttatttagttttttcAGTTGGGTTCCATTATCACCAAAGAATCATATtgagaaagaattttttttattaaatacacCTCAACAATTATTTCTTACTGTGACAGCATAGCGACTTAAGTAGTTGGCGATCAAAATATTTGCTTCAGGTTACAATCTTAGGAATGAAGCAATTGAATCTTTTACCTGAAAAGTTGAAACTGTTCAACAAAAATGCTTTTTTCTAAGCTAATCAGAACAGATAGAAGGAGTAGTAGCGGGTTGCTCAAAAATTTGGTTGTGGTACCAAGACATCAGAAAATCAGCTTCATCAAAATTGCAACGaattatttcagttgaaattAAAAGACAATCAAATTTTTGTACAACCAAATATTGTGACTCAGATCATTTCCTATACTTACTctttaaatataataatttccaaaactttattgaattaattaaaatttatataaaatttctcATTTTAGTTTCATTCAAGCTTCAAatgtatttataaaattttgagtaaGCATGCAGTCAAAAAAAGTTCTCTTTTCTTGATTTGATAAAGTTTTGTAGAACTCAAAGTTACTGTAGTTAAGTTGGATCATTCAGCAAAAAAGCAATCAAAGGTGATTCTCATCTTCTCATTAGCTGAATGAAATGGAAGAAAAGTCTGCCAAGAATGAAGCACAAGGTAAgttgtttttcttttgaaaagcTACTCATCATGAAATGTTCATATTTCATATCTTAATTAGCtttcaataaaaactttcggagctaggattgaatttttaaatttcttaattttttatgatcaatcatgatgaaaatattaattattttagtTCCATTTTGCATTGTATTagagaattaattaattttttcaaatatatagtATCTCTGTATTTAATTCTAAAGGAACATATAAAATTTGCTAGTGCATGCACAGAACATAACTGGTTATTTTAACTAGTACAAGATCTAAGcttctgagaggtctcacaGATGCCTAGGAAAAGCAGAATAGGAAATGTACAAGGATTCATTATTGTGgaacattttttaaataaggTATTAAGTCCTTATTCGTtagattttatataattttggtAGATtaccaaataaatatttaaaaataatttattccatcCGGTATGAATGCATTTAATTCACCTCATCATTATGCCAAGTTCTTCAGAGTGCTTAGCTCTATATGATTTGAGAGTATAAAACATGAAATGTTTCATATTTGTTTCACTTATAATGTATGTAATTCCTTCTGGTTTTAAGCTCATTCATTATTCTGATTGCAATAATTATTGCTAAaatcttcatcttctttctttgcTCGTTTTTCTCAATCGatataaattaattcaaaataatcacCTTTTGAATCTCTCTGAACAATTGATAGAATTAACCACAATAAAAAATCAACGTGAGGATGAACTTGTGagatttttattgaatgaatgtatttttaaatcaacatgtgataactTTCTTGTTGAAAATTAATTGTATCCTTCTTAGTAATTCATTATATCGCATTAGTTGATCTAATACTATTTTCATTTGAACAGTTTTATATTATAAGGTATTATAAACTTAATGTTTGTGTTGATGTATATGAGCTTCTTAACAATTTATCTGTTAGAGTGAAAATGCACAACTAAAAGAGCATTTATTGATTGTTGTTGACACTGAACCTTGAAAACTCCaataataaatgtattattacatttttataAGTAAATGATATATATGACTTAAGTCATAAGCCAAATTAAATGTAACTCAATCTGAGATGAATAAGTATATATTTAAACATTCTTTTCATAAAACTACTTACATTTCTTAAAAAATATACACCATTTATGtaattgttattaatatttatcaATCATAAAagatagaaatataaatttttctacAAGGATCTCTCCGATTTCACTACAACATTCAAAATCGATCACAAATTTAGTGATCGAATAGGTCATAGGGTCTTTAGTATATCATCACagataatgataataatgaaaagATTGATTCAGTATGTTTATTGATTGAATGGAAATTTGAGGTATAtgctttttgaaaattcgacatTATCTATTACAAAAGTGACATAAAAATTAGATTTTCTACACCAAACGAAAGTAATTTTTCATCCAAttgcaaattttttcatttcataatctGCTGTGAATATAATAACCTGCCTGCCTTGTGATGTATTTTGATATCAATACTGTTTTCTATAgattaatttattttagttgttgaattcatttagTGCTCtgtcaaatattaaattttactCCGGTTGacttattgaaattcaatcaaATCAATACTTTGACATGTTTCACCTTTTGCTCTTTCTAGTATATTTCTTCCCTTATTCGTAACATTGAGGCACCATTAATGGAATAGTTCTAAGTTGGTCTCATTCaatgaatttcaaagaaaaactgacttgtttcaataggaaaaaaaatattttttcctaaTATCAAATTATTATACAATTTAAATTCATAACATTATTTTAGTTTGAAATGTTATCTGTATTGCCAATGACAAATTTTATTCTCTTTGTTGAATAATTCTTTattgttgattttgtttttgttattcataattaataaaataataatagatattttgggtttcattaaagaaaaaattaaaagaatctgttctttatttttcaataacattAAATAATAAAGCAGACAAAACCATAACAACTTAAAAATGCACCACagtataatgacaaaaaatcaGACCTTTAGATTAATATAACTCAACCATTACGATACTAACAACTAAAAAAAGAGcaaatatacatatatcatcTTATCCAggaacaaataaatataaaactgtaAATGCatttcaccttgtatattatgACAGAAAAAGAGGTTTCAAGATTTGTATTTTATACAAAGGCATACTAAAAAATTTTAAGTCGATATGAAGCCAACCCGGCCACTCCTATTGCTAATGTTGCTGCCAATGTAGCCCAAAAATAAaccttaaagaaaaaaaatcagggGTCTATTGCACCAAACTACTTTTCACTTTACATTTTGTCAAATATTCGGTTACTGTTGCTCAACAATGCTTGGACTGGTTGCAACAAACTACTTTGCAACTTTTCCTTGACTTTTGAATTCTGAATGTTTTATATACAacataatttatttcgaaaagttgttAAGTAATTTGGTAAAACAAGCTTTTGATAGTAATTTAAGATAacttttcatattaaaattgtGCAAGCTTTTTGCGTTTCATTAACTTTAGTTTGATTGAACAGACATATTGAGTCTTACCTTGTTGGAACTTTGTTCTTTCTTATACTGTTTAGAACTATGGCCAAACATCCTCTTGGCCAATTCACGCtcagtttttttctgtttttccacaatttgatttaatttaaccaattcattatttatatcaGGATCATTTGGTGCCACTTCCTTAGCTTTCAATAATGACTGTATTGCTGATAGTACTTCAGTTTTAGCTTTATACACCTATAAacacaattaataaataaaattaacatTCACTAACACAAAGAGCACAGTCCAGAGAAGCAGAAAGAAATAAAGCTGCTGGAAGCATGCATACATTTAATTAAAGCTAATTTGAACCAAATGAAAAGTCTTTACCCTGGATTGTCTAAAGAGGGCCTTTATATTATTTGGTTGACATTTTAATACAGTCTTTAATGACATTAAAGCTGCATCATAGGACTCCATTCTGATTTGTGCAGCAGCtaaattattataaacactTATTCTATCCTCCAATAATTCTTGAAGAGCTGAATCTGACAATTCTTCTTCCTTAGATCCAGGGAATTGAATACCTCCTTCAACTTCATCTAAATAATCTAAAGCTTTTCTATAACACTGAATTGCAATACTATTTTCCCCTCTGCCATACCAATAGTTTCCTCTCTCCCTTTTTTTGTTCCTGGAAAATAGTTTACAAGTTTTTCCAATAGTTTCTTTTCAAATCTCATAAGCACaattttcaagttaatattattACCCTTTAATTTTTCTCTGAGATATATTCATACTTTCGATTTCTTCATCCCTCACAGAGATCAATTCAACTACATAAGTGATAGTTGTTTCACTTCCAATCTTAGGTGGTAGACCTTTGCTTCCAAATGCCAAACGAGGCTTTATTTTCAATATGCATTTCTCTCCTACATTCATTAATCCTATAGAGACATCTAAACCTTGAATAACCTAGCAAATGGAACAAGAAggaatttaataatttattacTTTCAATCAACTCACATCATTGTCACCcagttcaatttcaaaattttcctcTTTCTGTATGATATCATTTTCCTCTACAAACAACTCATAATTTATGACACAGGTTTGCTGTCTCTGCGGATGACTATCTGGGATTCCCTCTTTAAGAATTTTCTTTTGTATGACGCCGCTACCTAGGATATCAACCCATTCATTTTCAACTTGAgcgttttcatcatttttctcaGTTGAATCATCATCAGTCTTATGAGCTGTTCCTTCTTGGTTTACTtcttgttcattattttcttcatattcaatCGACATTTTGTTGTATTCTAGATTATTTTTTAAGGTTTCAACGGATAAATAAATTGCAGACTGATGGACAAAAcaaatgacaaaaattttgataaCCTCAAATAAgttaaaatggaaaattttgacAGAAATTATTTAGAAGTACCACCACAGAACAAGATAACTAAATACAGGTGTGTTCACTGTCATGAAAAAGCTTAGCATTTGAGGAACgacttttccaaattttttattggatttAGATGAGATTGGCTAAACCATGATTATATATAAGATATATTGACACTCATTCTCATATCATGAGCTGAACTTCAGTTGATTTCCAGTTTGTACATCGTTTGTTTTGTCACTCATTCTTGTATATAGCGCTACCAACGGAAAGTATTGGAATTTTGGCCTCTAATTCCCTTCACCGTAATGTTTGAGACGAAATTCAATCATTAAACAAACCAGTATTTCTAGATGTGTGAACAATATAGGAGGAAAAAGGTGGACAAAGACATAAGAATAATAAAAGTcataagaaaatttcaaaaataacaatatattaaACAATATATTCTCTGGACTAGTCAAGAGGCGGTCTATATAAAATTTAcaagaaattcgaaaatttttaattaagaCCTACTTGTAAGTACGTAGATAATTTCTTGTGAGTACCAACTACTTAATTTATTGGGTTCAAGTGGgccaaataattattaattcatatGAGAGGTGGGTTGTTGGATCCAGATGGCCTGTTAAGCTGAGCTGCAGCACCATACAGTAACCCAACAAGGCTACCAAACAATTCAACGAAAAACACCCCAACATCACCAGGTGAAAACCTAGAAGTTCCATCTTGAATTTTATCCTTTCTTTTATCCATCATGGGAACCTTAGTTTTCTTAGTTTCCTTCGTATTTTCGATTTTACCGTTTTCGTCGAAAAgtattatttcatttggtagcaCGATATTTTCGTTGGTAGAGTTACCCGGTAGTACAACATCGATAACGCTATGAATGCCTGTGATGTTAACACTAGTGTTGTTCATCCCGAAATCTTGCTCGAATTCTTTATCAAATTCTTCCTTTTCTCTGTCGAAATCATCATCGGTCGTGGAAGTGGGTTTGTTTCCGGAATTCGCAAACATGTTTATATACAGGAATTTCCTCAAGAGCTTGCTCACTTTCTTCTGGATGAGATTCGGCACAAATCCATTGTTCGTTTGGGGATCTTCGTTGAAGACGAATCCGTTCTCGTTCTCGCTAACAGGATCTGTATCTGGTTGAGCCACTTGTCTGTCGGACTTTCTCAAGTCTGCGATGTTTTCGCTGTTTTGAGGGACAGAACTGGCTCCACTTGCTGATGTGAGTACACTCGCCACGTTATAGAGGAAAGGACTTGCTTCATTTTTTTGGATAACCTATTAGGAAGAAAACATATAAATGTAAGATCtcgaattgtaaattatgtaaATAGGGGCCATCAATACGTTTTGGAATCTTTTCTTTCTGAAGGTTCATAGATTTTTTTGTAGCCAATTGTTTTATTACGGTACCAATTCCGTCTCATGTTTTACTGTATTATTGGAAAGTCCAGGATAATGTCTTTAGATTAGACAGGTTGCCTTCTAAGAATATGTATTTTCATGTTGTCTCCTAGGCCGATGACGCCGTATTGATTTCTGACTCAGAAGACGATCTAGAGAGAATACTTCACGCTTTCAACCAGGAAGCCAAATCATTGAATATGCTCATAAACACAACCAAAACAAAGTGTATGGTAACATCTAAAGAACCCATAAAATGTAAACTGGAGATTGATGGAAAGATGGTGAAACAGGTGAGAGAGTTCACATACTCAGGAGCAGACATCACTAGCGACGGAGATCTAAAGCGGGAAGTGAGAAATCAGACAATGAAAGCGTCGAGGATATCAGGTTGTCTTCAGGATATTGTATggcgcaataaatatctcaacatAAACAGCAAAGTTAGAATATATAACACAGCCATCCGACCCATCATTACTTATGCTGCGGAGACAAGACCAGATACGGCAAGGACAACACAGATGATGAGGACGACAGAGATGAGGATAATAAGAAGAATACATGGAAAGACTTTACTGGACAGGGTGAGAAACGAGGAACTAAGGGAACGAAGCGGGATTCAAGACGTGGGAAAGTTTGTGAGGCAGAGGAGAAAATACTGGAATAAGCACATAGAGAGAATGTCGGACAACAGACTGGTGAAAGGAGCAAGGCAGAACAAACCCACGGGGAAGAGAACCCAGGGAAGACCACCGAAACGTTGGAAAGAATGCTGGACGTCTACGTCGGAAGAGGCTGATTAATTCTTAACAGGCAGACGCCTACCTATATGAACTACCAGCTCATATaagcaagaagaagaagaagaagaagcctTCTAAGTTTAATGGGGATACGTCACGAATGGCtgacgctgattggttgaaagttacgaggCAACCTGTCATCTATAGAGCTTAGCCAATAGCGATATGGATAACGGATGACGCGTTATTCCCGCTCTTCAACCTAAATTACAATACAACCTGTGTAATCTATAGGCCTTGGATCCAGGAAATGCTTCGGCAACGAAGATGCTGTGAACCACATGTTGATAAATAAAAACGATCCTGGGAagtatcaagaaaaaatatgcGAAGACATCCACTTTTTTTAGAACTGTACCATTTTGCTGGGCTTAGGTCTATAGGTCTTTAGTCTAGAGATTAGTCACCGTATCACGCTCAACACTAAAATAAGACTGGTTAGGAGCCTGGTATTTTCTGTGTTCCAGTACGGAGCTGAGTGTTGGACTCTTAAGCAATCAGACAAGAAGAAGATAGACGCATTTGAGATGTTTTGTTGGCGTCGAATGTTGAGGGTCTCCTGGATAGAAAGAAGAACTAATCTCTCAATCCTCCAACAGGTTAATGTAAAGAAAAGGCTACGCACcataatttcagaaaatatcgcCAGATTCTTTGGTCATGTGGT
It includes:
- the LOC123680532 gene encoding peptidyl-prolyl cis-trans isomerase FKBP8, translated to MSIEYEENNEQEVNQEGTAHKTDDDSTEKNDENAQVENEWVDILGSGVIQKKILKEGIPDSHPQRQQTCVINYELFVEENDIIQKEENFEIELGDNDVIQGLDVSIGLMNVGEKCILKIKPRLAFGSKGLPPKIGSETTITYVVELISVRDEEIESMNISQRKIKGNKKRERGNYWYGRGENSIAIQCYRKALDYLDEVEGGIQFPGSKEEELSDSALQELLEDRISVYNNLAAAQIRMESYDAALMSLKTVLKCQPNNIKALFRQSRVYKAKTEVLSAIQSLLKAKEVAPNDPDINNELVKLNQIVEKQKKTERELAKRMFGHSSKQYKKEQSSNKVYFWATLAATLAIGVAGLASYRLKIF
- the LOC123680542 gene encoding uncharacterized protein LOC123680542, with product MFKMYLLLFLNFLVIQKNEASPFLYNVASVLTSASGASSVPQNSENIADLRKSDRQVAQPDTDPVSENENGFVFNEDPQTNNGFVPNLIQKKVSKLLRKFLYINMFANSGNKPTSTTDDDFDREKEEFDKEFEQDFGMNNTSVNITGIHSVIDVVLPGNSTNENIVLPNEIILFDENGKIENTKETKKTKVPMMDKRKDKIQDGTSRFSPGDVGVFFVELFGSLVGLLYGAAAQLNRPSGSNNPPLI
- the LOC123680520 gene encoding MTOR-associated protein MEAK7, whose translation is MGNSSKKQAAKCNFLSKDEQNLVSNSFRFISKNSDRIKEDDLNKLWGSQIDPRLLQYINNYLFGIGEDKQGFVSLSVFAELYVFCTRGTVDEKFKVLLNSLGKSENDTCDLPYSLVKEYVESIVSSFMKIQKVTNGRQYRSWFSKGCFIAPQNIQRLAESLSKDLSVGESITKITLENWLQTCTLLGQLLLYVFNHLYKLSHKDKEKPVDRASISNDDDDAVDRESQSKERSLIPICRGLDLIPSYPSILDLNQIIFMNSNLPQEFQTDWRFLFSSEIHGESFSTLIGRIIDQGPTILVLEDKSGYIFGGFAPENWTLNPKFFGNDSSFLFTLAPRMRIFPSTGYNQHFQYLNLHQHTLPNGLAMGGQHGYCGFWLDSEYGLGHTSESCTTYSGYQQMSGIKEFQYRHLEVWGLGKPPTPSSKLKRGQSNERQIGHPESKALLKMIGRGTHSEGMEEAPPLVHHHN